CATCACTTGGCTCCCTGCGTGAAGCGGACGGCGGTGCCGTCGGCGATCACGGACTGGTTGTAGGAGTACTGCAGGGCGTCGGTGCCGGACTGGTTCAAGATGCCGACGGTGGCGCCGGCGCCCTTGTCCGCGACGGACTTGTACTGGAGGGTCACGGCGCCGGTGGCCTCGTCGAAGACGACCTCGAAGGTGGCGCGGCCCGAAGTGCCGTTAGCGTAGGCGGCGTTGTTCCACACGATCGCGAACTTGCGGCTGCCCTTGGTGCCGGTGGTGGCCGTCTGCACGGACGACTTCTTGTCGACCGTCAGGTCGTCCCACAGCGGGGCGACCAAGCCCTTCACACTGTTCACGCCGGTCGTCGGCAGGGCGCTGTTGTTGTAGTCACCGACGCGCGAGGACAGGAAGTTGACCAGGCCGTCCGTGGTGACCGAGGCGGAGGAGTACGCGACGCCGTAGTGCTTCACCGAGAAGGGCAGCGCGACGGTGGCCGAGTCCTCGTCACCGGACAGGGCGACCTTGTTGGAGCCCGCGATCCAGGAGTACGTGGCCGGGGCGCAGCTGTTGCCCGAGTTGTCCGTGCGGTTCGGGACCTGGACGTTCTTGGTCAGGTCGGCGGCGCCGACGGTGGCGCTGCCGTTGTAGACGCCGTTGCACAGGACCGGGGCCGCGGGCTTCACCGCCAGGCTGTAGGAGCCCTCGGAGACCTTGGCGAAGGAGTACTTGCCCTGGGCGTTCGAGGTCACGGCGTCCAGCGGCGAGCCGTTCAGCTCGACTCTCGCACCGGCGAGGGCCTTGCCGGTGACGTCGAGGACGGTGCCGGAGACCTGGTGCGAGGGAACCGCGGTCAGCGCGATGTCCTGGGTGAAGGCCTGCTGGGCGGCGAGCGTGACACCGGTCGCCGAGCCGTTCGCGTAGCCGTAGCCGCTGAAGGCGAAGGAGTACGTGCCGGCGGGCAGCGGCAGACGGTACGCGCCGTCCGCGCCGGTGGTGACCGTACGGACCGAGCCGGCGGCTTCGGTGGCCTTCACGGTGATGTTCGGCAGAGCCGCGCCGGTCGCCTTGTCGGTGGCCTTGCCGGTGACGGTGGCCGCGGTGTGCGGGGCCTTGTCGACGGAGGCGAGGATGTCGAGCTTGCCCTCACCCCAGACGTTGTTCATGCCGGCGGTGCCGCCGCAGTGCGTGTCGTCGACGTCGATCGCGCCCTCGTTGAGGAGCTTGCGCGTCTCGTCGATGTTGCCGATCAGCGACGGAGCCGCCGACCACAGCAGCGCGACCGCACCCGCGACGTGCGGCGTCGCCATCGACGTACCACTGATGGTCTTGTACGACGAACCCGGCCACGTGGAGGGGACGTTGACGCCCGGCGCCGAGATGTTCGGCTTCGCCGAGCCGTCGATCGGGGAGGGGCCGAAACCGGAGAAGGAAGCGATCTTGCCGGCTGAGTCGTAGGCGCCGACACCGTAGGACGAGACCTGCGCGCCGGGCGGGTGGGTCGTCGAACAGGTCTTGCCGTCACCGTCGTTGCCGGCCGCGAAGGCCTCGAAGATGCCCGCGGAGTTCCAGGCATCAAGGATGTCCTGGTAGAAGGGGGTGTTGCTGTCCGGGTTGCCCCAGGAGTTGTTGACGATGTTCGGGGCCAGGTCCGGGCGCGGGTTCTGACCGTTGTGGTCGGTCGGCGCGAGGATCCACTGACCGGCGGCGAGCAGGTCGTCGTCGTAGCAGTACTCGGTCCCGCAGCCCTTGGCGGCGATCCACTTCGCGTTCGGTGCGACGCCGATGCCGTTCTTGCCGACCATCGTGCCCATCGTGTGGGTGCCGTGGCCGTTGTTGTCACACGGGGTGCCGTCGGAGGGGCAGTTCCCGGACGGGTCGTAGAAGTTGTAGTCGTGTGTGAAGGTGCCGTCGCCGTTGTTGCCGCGGTACTGCTTCACCAGGTCCGGGTGGTCGTACTGCACACCGGAGTCGACGCTGGCGATGACGATGCCCTCGCCGCGGTCCTCGTACTGCTTCCACACCTGGTCGGCCTTGATGTCGGCGATGCCCCACTCGGGGGTGTCGTCGCCGCTGGCGGACGAGTCGGTCCCCGCCGACGTGGTGCGCGACTTGGTGACCTTCTTGTCGGAGGTCTCGGAGTCGTCGAGCTTGAACTTCTGCTCCTTGACGACCGACGCGACGTCCGAGCGCTTGGCGAGCTCGTTGACGAGGGCCTCGTCACCGGTGACCTGGATCGTGTTGGCGATCCAGTAGTCCTTGTGCCCGACCTTCTCCTTGTCCAGGAAGGAGGTGAGCGACTTCTGGCTGTCCGCGGCGTGCGCGCGCAGCTCCTTGTATGCGGCCTTGGCCTTGGCGGCGTGTGTCTTCTGCTTCTTGGCGCCGGACAGGTCCGCCTGGTCCTTCAGGACGACGAAGAACTTCGCGTCGCCGCCCTTGGCGACGGCGCTGCGCAGCGACGAGTCGATCTTCGCGGTGGCCGCGGCGGACGGGGTGTCGGCTGCGACGGCCGGCATGACGCCGGCGGCCAGAGCGGTCGCGGTGAACGCGGCCACTGCCCATGAATGGGGTCTCCCCTGTTCGAGCGAAGTCGAGAACTTGGGGAAGGATCTGCGCCGGGGCGGTCGGGGCAGGTGCATCGGGGTGCTCCTCCGGGAACGGTACGGGGAGTTCGCACGCTAGGAAGGCGCCGTTACTGAGGAATTACTGGCAGGGTGACGGGCGTCTCTGGCGCCCGAAAACTATCACCGCTAGTTTGGGTCGCAGGACCAGCAGGCAGTACCAGGCGAGTTCAGGCAGTACTCGGGAGGAGAGCCATGAAGGCCCACGACGGGATGTACATCGGCGGCGAGTGGCGGGCCGCCGCGGGCACGGACACGATCGCGGTGGTCGACCCGGCCGACGAGCAGGTCATCGCCCATGTCCCGGCGGGCATCGCCGAGGACGTCGACGCCGCCGTGTTCGCCGCCCACGAGGCGTTCCCCGCCTGGGCCGCGACGCCGCCCGCCGAGCGTGCCTCGAGGATCGCCGCCCTGCGCGACGTCCTCGTCGCCCGCAAGGACGAGATCGCCGAGACCGTCACCGCCGAACTCGGCGCGCCCCTGCAGTTCTCGCAGATGGTGCACGCCGGCGTGCCGATCCTGGTCGCCGGCTCGTACGCCGAACTCGCCGCCTCGTACGCCTTCGAGGAGAAGGTCGGCAACTCCACCGTCTACGCCGAGCCGGTCGGCGTCGTCGGCGCGATCACGCCCTGGAACTACCCGCTCCACCAGATCGTCGCGAAGGTCGCCCCCGCGCTCGCGGCGGGTTGCACCGTCGTGCTCAAGCCCGCCGAGGACACCCCGCTGACCGCCCAGCTCTTCGCCGAGGCCGTCTACGAAGCGGGCATCCCCGCGGGCGTGTTCAACCTCGTCACCGGCCTCGGCACCGTCGCCGGCCAGGCGCTCGCCGCGCACCCGGGCGTCGACCTGGTCTCCTTCACCGGCTCCACCGCCGTCGGCAAACAGATCGGCGCCACCGCGGGCGCGGCCGTCAAGCGCGTCGCCCTCGAACTCGGCGGCAAGTCCGCCAACGTCATCCTGCCGAGCGCCGACCTCGCCAAGGCCGTCGGCGTCGGCATCGCCAACGTCATGGGCAACTCCGGCCAGACGTGCAGCGCCTGGACCCGCATGCTCGTCCACACGTCCCAGTACGACGAGGCCGTCACGCTCGCGGCCGAGGCCGCCGCCAAGTACGGCGACCGCATCGGCCCGCTCGTCAACGCCAAGCAGCACGCGCGCGTGCGGGGCTACATCGAGAAGGGTGTCGCCGAGGGCGCCCGCCTCGTCGCCGGCGGCCCCGAAGCCCCGCGCGAGCGGGGCTACTTCGTCAGCCCGACCGTCTTCGCCGACGTCACCCCCGAGATGACCATCGCCCAGGAGGAGATCTTCGGCCCGGTCGTCTCGATCATCCGTTACGAGGACGAGGACGAGGCCCTGCGCATCGCCAACGGCACCGTGTACGGCCTCGCGGGCGCCGTCTGGGCGGCCGACGACGCCGAGGCGGTCGCGTTCGCGCGCCGCATGGACACCGGCCAGGTCGACATCAACGGCGGCCGCTTCAACCCCCTCGCCCCGTTCGGCGGTTACAAGCAGTCCGGCGTCGGCCGCGAGCTGGGCGCGCACGGCCTGTCCGAGTACCTCCAGACCAAGTCCCTCCAGTTCTAGGAGCTCCGCGCCTCATGGTCCGTGCCGCTGTACTGCCCGCCGTCGGCTCTCCCCTGGAGATCACGGAGATCGACCTGCCCGAGCCCGGCCCCGGCCAGGTCCGGGTCAGGCTCACCGCCGCCGGGGTCTGCCACTCCGACCTGTCCCTGACCAACGGCACGATGCGCGTGCCCGTCCCCGCCGTGCTCGGCCACGAGGGCGCCGGCACCGTCGTCTCCGTCGGCGAGGGCGTCACCCATGTCGCACCCGGCGACGGGGTCGTCCTCAACTGGGCGCCCGCGTGCGGAAAGTGCCACGCCTGCTCGCTCGGCGAGGTGTGGCTGTGCGCCGACGCCCTCACCGGCGCGGGCTCGGTGTACGCCCACCGCTCCGACGACGGCGGCGACCTCCACCCCGGCCTGAACGTCGCCGCGTTCGCCGAGGAGACGGTGGTCGCCGCGAACTGCGTCCTGCGCGCCCCCGAAGGCGTCCCCCTCACCGACGCGGCCCTCCTCGGCTGCGCCGTCCTGACCGGATACGGCGCTGTGCACCACTCGGCGCGGGTCCGCGAGGGCGAGACGGTCGCCGTGTTCGGCGTCGGCGGGGTCGGCCTCGCCACGCTGCAGGCGGCCCGTATCGCCGGCGCCTCGAAGATCATCGCGGTGGACGTCTCCCCGGAGAAGGAGGAGCTGGCCCGCAAGGCCGGCGCCACCGACTACGTCGTGGCCTCCGAGACCACCGCACGCGAGATCCGCGGCCTCACCGGCAAGCAGGGTGTGGACGTCGCGGTCGAGTGCGTGGGCCGCGCCGTGACCATCCGTACCGCGTGGGAGTCCACGCGGCGCGGCGGCCGCACCACGGTCGTCGGTATCGGCGGCAAGGATCAGCAGGTCACCTTCAACGCCCTGGAGCTCTTCCACTTCGGCCGCACGCTCTCGGGCTGCGTCTACGGCAACTCCGACCCGGCGAAGGACCTCCCGGTCCTGGCCGAGCACATCCGCGCGGGCCGCCTCGACCTGAGCGCGCTCGTCACCGAACACATCGCCCTCGACGGGATCCCCGCCGCCTTCGACAACATGGTCGCGGGCAAGGGCGGACGGGCGCTGGTCGTCTTCTAGACCCGGGTGGACCCGTGCCCCACGACCCCGGCCGCCCCCGCGCGGCCGGGGCCACAGGGCTGCCCGCACCCGGCCCGCGCTTTCCCATGCACAGGCAAAAACTGCTGCTGCGCAACCCGTTGACCCGCGTACCGTCTGGTCAGTATGTTCCCGGCACCGCGGCGCCGCGGACCGTCCCCTCCCCGCAGTCACCGGAGTGTGCACGCATGGACACGGCACCATCCGCTCGCCCCGCAGCCACCGCTTCCCCCGAAGCCGAGACCCGCGCCCGAAGGAAGGTCGCCACCGCAGCCGCGCTCGCCTCGGCCGTCGAGTGGTACGACTACTTCGTCTTCGGCATCGCGGCCGCCCTCGTGCTCGGCGACCTCTACTTCCCCTCCGGCAGCTCGTCGGCGGGCGTGCTCGCCGCCTTCGCGACCTTCGCCGTCGGCTTCCTGGCCCGCCCGCTCGGCGGGGTCATCGCCGGCCAGCTCGGCGACAAGCGCGGCCGCAAGCCCATGCTGGTCCTCGCCCTGACCCTGATGGGCCTCGCCACCACGGGCATTGGCCTGCTCCCCACGTACGACACGATCGGCGTGGCCGCGCCGATCCTCCTCGTCGCCCTGCGGGTCGTGCAGGGCCTCGCCGTCGGCGCCCAGTGGGGCGGCGCGATGCTGATGGCCACCGAGTACGCCCCCGAGGGCAAGCGCGGCCTCTACGGCAGCCTCGTCCAACTCGGCGTCCCCATCGGCGTGGTGACCGCCAACACCGTGTTCCTCGTCGCCGGCGCCCTCACCAGCGACAGCGCCTTCACCGCGTGGGGCTGGCGGCTCCCGTTCCTGGTGGGCCTGCTCGTCCTGGCCCTCGCCTGGTACATCCACGCGAAGGTCGAGGAGACCCCCGAGTTCAAGGCCGCGGAAGCGGAACTGGCGAAGGCGGAGGCGGACCGCTCCCGCTCCCCGCTGCGCAGGATCCTGCGCGAGCACCTCGGCACGGTCTTCCTCGCGGGCGGCTCCTTCGCCGTGAACACCGCGACGTTCTACATCATCATCACGGGAGTCCTCGACTACACGACCCGTGAACTCGGCATGGAGCGCGAGGCCGTCCTCACCGTCTCGCTCTGCATCAGCCTCACCCAGCTCGCCCTGATCCCCGCGTCGGCGGCCCTCTCCGACCGCATCGGACGGCTGCGGATCTACGCGCTCGGCGCCGCGGGCCTCGTCGTGTGGGCCGTGCCGATGTTCCTGCTCATCGACACCGGCTCACTGCTCTGGCTGGCCGTGGGCACCTTCGTCACCAGCTGCTTCCTGAGCATCATGTACGGGCCTCAGGCCGCGCTGTTCGCCGAGCTGTTCACCGCCGAGATGCGCTACACGGGAGCCTCGCTCGGCTACCAGATCGCGGCCGTGTTCGGCGGCGGACTCGCGCCGTTCGTGATGGTGCTGCTCCTGGAGGCGACCGGCACGTCGATGGCCGTCTCCGGCTACATCATCGGCCTCGGCGTGATCGCCCTGATCTCCATCAAGGTGCTTGCGGGGCGGGCGGCTGCGCGCTGAGCGTCCCCGCCGCCATCGGCTCCGGCACCGCGGGTGCCGGAGCCGAGGTGCGCAGCCCGGGGAAGGACCGGGCCGCCGCCAGGAAGGCGAATGTCGTCAGGACGAACGGCCAGGTGAACGTGTGCCCGCCCGACGGCGCGAACACCGCCGCCATGGCCGACGTCGCGGCCGTCGCGGTGAACGCGCCCACCGCCGCGTACGCCAGAGTGCGCGGACCCGCCTCCAGGAACACCCCGCACAGGGCCAGCGCCACAAGGATCGCGTTGTAGCCCATGGTCCCGTCCGCGATCTGCGCGGCGGGAGCGCCGAGCGCCCACGCGGAGAGGATCCCGACGAGGCTGCCCACGCCCGCCACGGCGGCGGCCCCGCGGCTCGCGACGAGCAGCGCGGCGAGGATGAGCGCGCCGACGTACCACTGCGGCATGAAGAAGATCTCTGCGAAGCCCGTGAAGAACCCGTGCCACAGATCGGAGAAGCCGAGCGACGTCGGACCGGTCGCCGCGTTCGTGAGGGCCGCGAGGCCGTCGCCGTGGTGCCAGATCCGCTCGAACCCCGGTGCCGCGGTGGTCATCGCGCTCGCGAGGAGGCAGTAGGGGAGCGTCAGCGACGGCAGGTTCCACACACCGAGCAGATTGACGACGGCCGCGGTGGCGACGGTGACGACGACGCAGCCGGCCGCGGCGAGCAGCGCGGTCGACAGATGGTCGGCGCCCAGGAACACCGCGAAACACAGCGCCGTCAGACAGGCGTTGAATCCTTCGAGGCCCGTCGAGACGCGCTCGCGGTCCGCGCCGAGCAGTCGCGAGGTGGCCGTGCCGAGCGCCGTTCCCGCGATCGCGTAGAGCCCGTACTCCCAGCCCGCGGCGAACAGTGCCACGGCGAGGAGCGCACCGGCCGGGACGCTGGACAGAAAGACGACCTGAGCCTGCCCGCGCAGGAGCTGAACGCCGAACTGTCTACAACCCGCTCCCCAATCAAGGGGTGATTTGCCAGGAGTTGGGCCGTACTTGGCCTGCCGCATCCCGTGCCCCCGTGTTACGTCCCTGTTTCACCCAGCAGAACGGAGGCACTTTACCGACATCCCCTGAAGTCCGGAAGAAGGGGTCTATCACGGCAGGAAGCTCCCTCCCGGCCGGCGCAGCGCCGCTGCCCCCATCCCCGGGCGCCGCTAGCGCAGCGCCCCCGCCTCGATCCCCAGCGCGTCGCCGAACGCCCGCTCCCCGGCCGGCGTGACCTTCACGGCCCGCTCCGACCCGATCCGCACGACCCAGCCCGCGTCGAACGCGTGGCTGCACAGGGCCGCGCCCGCCGTCCCCGCGAGATGCGGCCGGCGCTCGGTCCAGTCCAGGCACGCCCGCGCCAGGGGCCGGCGCCCCGACCGGTCGAGACCGATCCCCAACGCGCCGAACAGGTCCACCCCCTGCGGGGTCAGCGCGAACCCCGTATCCGTGCGCAGGTCCCCGCGCCGGACCAGCGCGTCCGTGAGCGCGATGCCGAGGCGGCCCGCGAGATGGTCGTAACAGGTGCGCCCGCGCGCCATCGCGTCCCGCGCGCTCACCGCCCGCAGGGTCTGCGGCCGCTCCCCGCCGTCAGGCGCCGCGTACGCCGCGAGTTCCTCCACGAGCCCGGCCACGCGCGCGTCCGCGAGCCGCACATAGCGGTGGCGCCCCTGCCGCTCCTCGGAGAGGAGGCCGCCCGAGACGAGCTTGCCCAGATGCTCGCTCGCCGTCGACGCCGCGACCCCCGCGTGCCGCGCCAGCTCACCGGCGGTCCACGCCCGCCCGTCGAGGAGGGCGAGCAGACAGGCCGCGCGGGTCTCGTCGGCCATCAGTGCGGCGAGCGCGGCGAGGCGCGGTGCGCCGGGTTCCCTGGACTTCATGGGTCAAGCATGCGCCCGGCACGGTTCGGTGACCGCCGAAACGTCAGTGCAGCGCCGCGACCTGCTCGTACTGCAGCGTGAGCCCGTCGAGGAGCGCCCGCAGGCCCGTCTCGAAGGCCCGCTCGTCGATCAGCTCCTGGCGGTCGGCGAGCAGATGCGCCTGGCCGAGGTGGGGGTAGTCGGCGGGGTCGTACGCCGTCTCGTCGTCGACGAAGCCCCCGGCAAAGGAACCGAGCGCGGAGCCCGTCACGAAGTACCGCATGAGCGCGCCGATCGACGTGGCCTGCGCCGGGGGCCAGCCCGCGTCCACCATCGAGCCGAACACGGCATCGGCGAGCCGGAGCCCCGCGGGCCTGCGCCCAGGCCCCTGGGCGAGCACGGGGACGATGTTGGGGTGCGCGAGCAGAGCCGCCCGGTAGGACACCACCCAGTCGTGCAGGGCCGTGCGCCAGTCGCGCCCGTCCGCTGCGTCGAACATCGACAGGTCGACCTGCGCGCTCACCGAGTCGGCGACCGCCTCAAGGATCTGGTCCTTGGTGCGGAAGTGGTTGTACAGCGAGGGGCCGCTCACGCCCAGCTCGGCGGCGAGCCGCCGCGTGGAGACGGCCGCGAGGCCCTCGGCGTCGACGAGAGAGAGCGCCGCCGTGACGATGCGGTCTCTGCTCAGGAGGGGCTTGCGCGGTCGGGCCATGCGGCACATAGTAGGGCTGTAAACCAAAAACTAGCAGTGCTAATTTAGTGCTCATTCACTCATGCCTGAGGTGTGGTCCATGAATCTGGAGCTCAGCGAGGAGCAGACGGCTGTCCGTCAGCTCGCCAAGGACTTCGTGGCACGCGAGATCACCCCGAACGTCGTCGGCTGGGACCGCGCCGAAGAGGTCGACCGCGGCATCGTCAAGAAGCTCGGCGACGTCGGCTTCCTGGGCCTGACCATCGACGAACAGTACGGCGGCTCGGGCGGCGACCACCTGGCGTACTGCCTGGTCACGGAGGAGCTGGGGCGCGGCGACTCGTCCGTGCGCGGCATCGTCTCCGTCTCGCTGGGCCTGGTCACCAAGACGATCCAGTCCTACGGGACCGAGGAGCAGAAGCGGGAGTGGCTGCCGCGGCTCACGGCCGGCGAGGCCCTCGGCTGCTTCGGGCTCACCGAGCCCGGCACCGGCTCCGACGCCGGCAGCCTCACCACCCGGGCCGTCCGTGACGGCGACGACTACGTGATCAACGGCTCCAAGATGTTCATCACGAACGGCACCTGGGCCGACCTCGTCCTCCTCTTCGCCCGCTCCACCGACGCCCCCGGACACAAGGGCGTCACCGCCTTCCTCGTCCCGACGGACACCCCCGGCCTCACCCGCCGCACCATCCACGGCAAGCTCGGCCTGCGCGGCCAGGCCACCGCCGAGCTGGTCCTCGAGGACGTCCGCGTGCCCGCCTCCGCGATGCTCGGCCCGGAGGGCAAGGGCTTCTCCGTCGCCATGTCGGCGCTCGCCAAGGGACGTATGTCGGTGGCCGCGGGCTGCGTCGGCATCGCGCAGGCCGCGCTGGACGCCGCCGTGGGATACGCGGCGGAGCGCGAGCAGTTCGGCAAGTCCATCGCCTCGTACCAGCTGGTGCAGGAGCTGATCAGCGACATATCCGTCGACGTGGACGCCGCGCGCCTGCTGACCTGGCGCGTCGCCGACCTCATCGACCGCGGCGAGGACTTCGCGACCGCCGCCTCCAAGGCCAAGCTCTTCGCCTCCGAGGCCGCGGTGCGCTGCGCGAACAACGCCCTCCAGGTCTTCGGCGGCTACGGCTACATCGACGAGTACCCGGTCGGCAAACTCCTGCGCGACGCCCGCGTCATGACCCTCTACGAGGGCACCAGCCAGATCCAGAAGCTCATCATCGGCCGCGCGCTCACCGGCGTATCGGCCTTCTGAGACCGGGCTGTCGGGTCAGACTTCCGAGTCCGGCTTCCGAGTCCGGCTTCTGAGTACGTTTCTGAGTACGCGAGCGGATGGGGGTGCGCCCCCGTCCGCTCCATGCTGTCGCCCATGAGTGACACACCGGTCAAGCACAGGACCACCAACGCCTTCTACGGACAGGCCGTCGCCTCCTTCGCGCTCGCGCTCGTGGCGACCGCCGTCGGGATCTACCGCATCGACGCCAGCGGCTGGGTCCGCGGCTTCCTCGCCATCGCCGTCCTCTATCTGACGACCTCCGCGTTCACGCTCGCCAAGGTCATCCGGGACCGTCAGGAGGTCGATCAGGTCGTCAGCCGTATCGACCAGGCCCGCATCGACAAGATCCTCGCCGAGCACGATCCCTTCAAGCCCGCCGCCTGACATACGGAACTAAGCGCTCGCTCACCTCTAGGGGTATGGTGTTCGTCCTGTCCACGGGAGGATGTGAGCGAGCGATGAGCGCGGAGCGGCACGGCCAGAACGAGGCTGCCACGGACGACATGTCCTGGGCCGAGGTCACCCCGGACGCGGCCAGGCGGCTGCTGATCGCCGCCGTCGAGGCGTTCGCGGAGCGCGGCTACCACGCGACCACCACCAGGGACATCGCGAGCCGGGCCGGCATGAGCCCGGCCGCGCTCTACATCCACTACCGGACCAAGGAGGACCTGCTCCTCCGCATCAGCCGCATCGGCCACGAGAAGGCCCTGGAGATCCTCAAGGACGCGGCCGCCGAGGAGGGCACCGCCTCCGAGCGGCTCTCCGAGGCCGTACGGTCCTTCGTCCGCTGGCATGCGGCACGCCATCTGACGGCGCGCGTCGTGCAGTACGAGCTGGACTCGCTCGGCGAGGAGCACCGGCCCGAGATCGTGGCCCTGCGCCGCGAGAGCGACGCGACCGTGCGCGAGATCATCAACGACGGTGTGAAGGCGGGGGAGTTCGACGTCCCGGACGTCCCGGGCACCACGCTGGCCGTGCTGTCGCTCTGCATCGACGTGGCGCGCTGGTTCAACACGGAGGGCCGCCGGACGCCCGACGAGGTCGGCGCGCTGTACGCCGACCTCGTCCTGCGGATGGTGGGGGTCCGGGTTTCCTGACCCCGGCGGAGCTCAGAGGTAGTAGCGGGACACCGACTCGGCGACACACACCGGCTTGTCGCCGCCGTCGCGCTCCACGGTGAAGGCGACCGAGACCTGGACGCCGCCGGGCACGTCGTCGACGCCGGTGATCTTCGCGGTGGCGCGCAGCCGGGAGCCGACCGGCACGGGGGCGGGGAAGCGGACCTTGTTCGTCCCGTAGTTCACGCCCATCTTCATGCCGTCGACCCGGATCAGCTGCGGCCCGAAGAGGGGGAGCAGCGACAGGGTCAGATAGCCGTGCGCGATCGTAGTGCCGAACGGCCCCTCCTTGGCGCGCTCGGGGTCGACGTGGATCCACTGGTGGTCACCCGTGGCGTCCGCGAACTGGTCGATCCGCTTCTGCTCGATCTCGACCCAGTCGCTGTACCCGAGCTGCTCGCCCACCGCCGCGCGCAGCTCGTCGACCGTCGCAAAAACCCTCGGCTCTGCCATGTCCTGGCCTCCCATGTATGCACCATGTGCGGATCTCTAAGGCAATGTCTAAGCGCTTGCTCAGCATGCTAGGGCGGGCGACCTCTGTCAACGATGTCAGGGTCCGCCCAGTAGGCTCGGCACGGTGCCCCAGATTCCAGTGAAGATCCACGAACTCACCGTCGGTCAGCTGTCGGCGCGCAGCGGAGCCGCCGTCTCGGCCCTGCACTTCTACGAGGCCAAGGGCCTGATCAGCAGCCGTCGCACGACGGGTAACCAGCGCCGCTACCAGCGCGACACCCTGCGCCGGGTCGCGTTCATCCGCGCCGCGCAGCGCGTCGGCATCCCGCTCGCCACGATCCGTGACGCGCTGTCCGAGCTGCCCGAGGGGCGCACCCCGACCCGCGAGGACTGGGCGCACCTCTCCGAGGCCTGGCGCTCCGAACTGGACCAGCGCATCACCCAGCTGGGGCGGCTGCGCGACCATCTGACCGACTGCATCGGCTGCGGCTGTCTGTCCCTGGAGAACTGTGTGCTCTCCAACCCGGACGACGTGTTCGGCGAGCGCCTCACCGGCTCCCGCCTGATGAGGGAGAACCGGGAAGGCGCCTGAGGGGCCGCCGCTCAGCGGGGCGCCGAGACCAGCCCCGACTCGTAGGCGATGATGACGAGTTGGACCCGGTCCCGGGCGCCCAGTTTGGTGAACAGGCGCGCCACGTGCGACTTGGTCGTGGCCACGGTGATGTAGAGCTCGTCCGCGATCTCGCTGTTCGACCGGCCGAGCCCCACCAGTGTCAGGACCTCGCGCTCCCGCTCGGTGATGCCCTCGACCGGGCGCGGCGCGCGGGCGGGCGACGGCTCGGGGCGCCGCACGAAGTCCGCGATGAGGCGGCGCGTGATGCCCGGCGCGATCAGCGCGTCCCCGGCGGCGACGACCCGGATCGCGGCGAGGATGTCGTCGAGCGCCATGTCCTTGACCGCGAAACCGCTCGCGCCGGCGCGCAGCGCGCCGTAGACGTGGTCGTCCTCGTCGAAGGTGGTCAGGACGAGCACACGGGTCGCCCCCGCGCCCGACGTGACCAGGTTCGTGGCCTCGATCCCGTTCATGCCCGGCATCCGGATGTCCATCACGATCACGTCGGGGCTGACCTCCTTCGCCAGCCGGACCGCCTCCTCGCCGTTCGCCGCTTCCCCGACGACCTCCAGGTCGGGGGTGTCGGCGATGAGGACGCGCAGCCCGGAGCGTACGAGCGGCTGGTCGTCGGCGAGCACCACGCGCACGGTCATCGGGCGTCCGCCCCGGCCGCGGCGGTGCCGTCCGCCGGTGTGGCCACCGGCTCCGGAAGCGGCAGCCGTGCCGCCACCCGGAATCCGCCCTCCGGCCGCGGCCCCGCGCTGAACTCCCCGTGCAGCAGCGCCACCCGCTCCCGCATCCCGGTGATGCCGAACCCCACGCCCGTCCCCGCGCCCTGCATCCCACGCCCCTCGTCGACGACCTCCACGGAC
The DNA window shown above is from Streptomyces sp. NBC_01445 and carries:
- a CDS encoding S8 family serine peptidase is translated as MHLPRPPRRRSFPKFSTSLEQGRPHSWAVAAFTATALAAGVMPAVAADTPSAAATAKIDSSLRSAVAKGGDAKFFVVLKDQADLSGAKKQKTHAAKAKAAYKELRAHAADSQKSLTSFLDKEKVGHKDYWIANTIQVTGDEALVNELAKRSDVASVVKEQKFKLDDSETSDKKVTKSRTTSAGTDSSASGDDTPEWGIADIKADQVWKQYEDRGEGIVIASVDSGVQYDHPDLVKQYRGNNGDGTFTHDYNFYDPSGNCPSDGTPCDNNGHGTHTMGTMVGKNGIGVAPNAKWIAAKGCGTEYCYDDDLLAAGQWILAPTDHNGQNPRPDLAPNIVNNSWGNPDSNTPFYQDILDAWNSAGIFEAFAAGNDGDGKTCSTTHPPGAQVSSYGVGAYDSAGKIASFSGFGPSPIDGSAKPNISAPGVNVPSTWPGSSYKTISGTSMATPHVAGAVALLWSAAPSLIGNIDETRKLLNEGAIDVDDTHCGGTAGMNNVWGEGKLDILASVDKAPHTAATVTGKATDKATGAALPNITVKATEAAGSVRTVTTGADGAYRLPLPAGTYSFAFSGYGYANGSATGVTLAAQQAFTQDIALTAVPSHQVSGTVLDVTGKALAGARVELNGSPLDAVTSNAQGKYSFAKVSEGSYSLAVKPAAPVLCNGVYNGSATVGAADLTKNVQVPNRTDNSGNSCAPATYSWIAGSNKVALSGDEDSATVALPFSVKHYGVAYSSASVTTDGLVNFLSSRVGDYNNSALPTTGVNSVKGLVAPLWDDLTVDKKSSVQTATTGTKGSRKFAIVWNNAAYANGTSGRATFEVVFDEATGAVTLQYKSVADKGAGATVGILNQSGTDALQYSYNQSVIADGTAVRFTQGAK
- a CDS encoding aldehyde dehydrogenase family protein, which gives rise to MKAHDGMYIGGEWRAAAGTDTIAVVDPADEQVIAHVPAGIAEDVDAAVFAAHEAFPAWAATPPAERASRIAALRDVLVARKDEIAETVTAELGAPLQFSQMVHAGVPILVAGSYAELAASYAFEEKVGNSTVYAEPVGVVGAITPWNYPLHQIVAKVAPALAAGCTVVLKPAEDTPLTAQLFAEAVYEAGIPAGVFNLVTGLGTVAGQALAAHPGVDLVSFTGSTAVGKQIGATAGAAVKRVALELGGKSANVILPSADLAKAVGVGIANVMGNSGQTCSAWTRMLVHTSQYDEAVTLAAEAAAKYGDRIGPLVNAKQHARVRGYIEKGVAEGARLVAGGPEAPRERGYFVSPTVFADVTPEMTIAQEEIFGPVVSIIRYEDEDEALRIANGTVYGLAGAVWAADDAEAVAFARRMDTGQVDINGGRFNPLAPFGGYKQSGVGRELGAHGLSEYLQTKSLQF
- a CDS encoding Zn-dependent alcohol dehydrogenase, whose amino-acid sequence is MVRAAVLPAVGSPLEITEIDLPEPGPGQVRVRLTAAGVCHSDLSLTNGTMRVPVPAVLGHEGAGTVVSVGEGVTHVAPGDGVVLNWAPACGKCHACSLGEVWLCADALTGAGSVYAHRSDDGGDLHPGLNVAAFAEETVVAANCVLRAPEGVPLTDAALLGCAVLTGYGAVHHSARVREGETVAVFGVGGVGLATLQAARIAGASKIIAVDVSPEKEELARKAGATDYVVASETTAREIRGLTGKQGVDVAVECVGRAVTIRTAWESTRRGGRTTVVGIGGKDQQVTFNALELFHFGRTLSGCVYGNSDPAKDLPVLAEHIRAGRLDLSALVTEHIALDGIPAAFDNMVAGKGGRALVVF
- a CDS encoding MFS transporter, translating into MDTAPSARPAATASPEAETRARRKVATAAALASAVEWYDYFVFGIAAALVLGDLYFPSGSSSAGVLAAFATFAVGFLARPLGGVIAGQLGDKRGRKPMLVLALTLMGLATTGIGLLPTYDTIGVAAPILLVALRVVQGLAVGAQWGGAMLMATEYAPEGKRGLYGSLVQLGVPIGVVTANTVFLVAGALTSDSAFTAWGWRLPFLVGLLVLALAWYIHAKVEETPEFKAAEAELAKAEADRSRSPLRRILREHLGTVFLAGGSFAVNTATFYIIITGVLDYTTRELGMEREAVLTVSLCISLTQLALIPASAALSDRIGRLRIYALGAAGLVVWAVPMFLLIDTGSLLWLAVGTFVTSCFLSIMYGPQAALFAELFTAEMRYTGASLGYQIAAVFGGGLAPFVMVLLLEATGTSMAVSGYIIGLGVIALISIKVLAGRAAAR